ATCCGGTGTAATCAGGCTGGCGACAATTGCGCCGCCCACCACCATGGTAATTCCTGCGCTGATGGAGATCGGCTCACCCGGTGGCAGCAGGCCAAACACCTGATGGATATTGATGCCGGAGAGGGTGGTTACTGAGATAAATGCCACCAGCAGAATAAACAGCGGCACCGCAATTCTGGCGGTAATACGCAATGCCTTAAAGCCAAAGGCCACCAGAATAGTCAGGAAAACCCCGGTCAGGGTTGCGGCCCACGGGAAACTGATATTGTCGTGCAGGGCAAAGGTCAGCGAACGGGCAAAGATGGCGTTCTGAATACCAAACCAGCCTAACAGGCTGACGGCAATCACCACGCCAATCAGCACCGAGCCGAGACGGCCAAAGCCACACCAGCGCGCTAACAGGCTGCCGGAGATACCTTCACGCATACCGGCGTATCCCAGACCAAAGGTGACAATGCCAAAAATCAGGCTGCCAATAAAAATAGCGGTGAACGCATCGGTTAAGGTCATTGAGTGGCCGAGCACTGCACCCAGCATAAATTGATCTAATGCGGTCAGCATACCCATATGCACGACAGCAACGCTGAGAAAGGAGACTCTCTTATCCTGTGGCACACGGCTTAAAGGATAATCTTCAATCTTTAGCACAATATTCTTTCCTTGATTTAATTTAAATAAACAGGATGCCTTTAGCGATCAGACGGTCAGGGATATAATTATCTAAATTGTTATGCTTACAGAAGCCTTCAAACTGGCGCAAGGTATGAACGCCCGCTTTTTGATAAATATTGTAGACGCGGTTTTCGATAGTTTTATGGCTGACATCATAAAGATTAGCAATCTCTTTGGTTGAAAGACGTTGCAGCATCAAAAATATAATATCCAGCTCTGATTTAGTAAACATATCGGTGCTGACTTCGGTGGTCAGAACACTGGGTTTTTGCTTGTTGATATAGATTAACGGCGACAGGGTATTGAGCGGCCGTGCATTCCACACCAGCGCGATAACCTGCTTTTGGTCATTGAAAACCGGGATCTTTTCGCTGACAAAAGGCATCAGGGCGTCTTTGCCATACCAGTAATGGGTCTCAATCACCGCCACGCGATTCTGCGTCAACGCCGTTTGTCGATCATGCTCAATAAAATTATCAGCGCTGTCTGCCCAGTCAGCAGGGAATTCATTATCAAGCTTGCCTTCAATCGAAAAATCAGCTGGCGTATTGGTATAGAGAAACGCCGCTTTATTCATATAAACATGGCGTGATTCTAAATCCTTAATTCCCCACGGCTCACTCAGATGCTCAGTCATGGCAATCAGGGTATTAAAATAGAGTGCGTTATCTTTGTGAGAAGAATCCATCTTTCACCTCATTTTCTGTCTGAAAATGATTATAAGTTCTTCGCTAAATAGTAACGCACATGCTTATGGGCATATTCGCCTAATTTACCGTAAGCCTGATAACCTAACTTTTCATAAAAGCCTTTCGCCTGAAAACTAAAGGTATCGACATAAGCCATATGACAGCCGCGGTTAATCGCCTCCTGTTCCGCCTGCTGCATCAGCTGCAGGCCAAGGCCGTTTTTACGGTGTGCCTCACTGACCCACAGATATTGCACTTCCAGACCTCCCCACCAGGTTCTGGCGACCAGTCCGGCAATGATTTTGTGCTGATCGTCGGTGAAGGTGAGAAACAGCGGGCGGATATCGACTTTCTCGATGGTGTCGTTATGGGCCCACAAGCTGTCAATGACAAATTCTTCGTCCTGCGCATTCGGTGTATCGGTAATATTAATTTTCATTTGGATTTCAGATTAGTTATGAGGATGTTTGAAATCATTGGCTTTTCTAACCAGCTAATTCGCCATGCATTTTTTAATCTTGATTACAAGGGTGAATTGCACCCCTTCCGTGATTAGTTAAAAATATTTAAGATTAAGATATACCGCGATGGGGAGAGGCTACAAGCCCTCCTGCGATAAAAAGTTACCATCGCGGAAAGCGTCACTTTAAGCCATACCGGGGAATTTTCAGCTACTGCACACCGTGATATCCGCCATCATGGCGGGCCAGTGGTAGTAAACCATCAGTTAACTCAGTGCGGCTTTACTGCGTAACGCACCTG
This is a stretch of genomic DNA from Winslowiella toletana. It encodes these proteins:
- a CDS encoding GNAT family N-acetyltransferase — encoded protein: MKINITDTPNAQDEEFVIDSLWAHNDTIEKVDIRPLFLTFTDDQHKIIAGLVARTWWGGLEVQYLWVSEAHRKNGLGLQLMQQAEQEAINRGCHMAYVDTFSFQAKGFYEKLGYQAYGKLGEYAHKHVRYYLAKNL
- a CDS encoding cytosine permease; this encodes MLKIEDYPLSRVPQDKRVSFLSVAVVHMGMLTALDQFMLGAVLGHSMTLTDAFTAIFIGSLIFGIVTFGLGYAGMREGISGSLLARWCGFGRLGSVLIGVVIAVSLLGWFGIQNAIFARSLTFALHDNISFPWAATLTGVFLTILVAFGFKALRITARIAVPLFILLVAFISVTTLSGINIHQVFGLLPPGEPISISAGITMVVGGAIVASLITPDLTRYSKNGKQVFNITLLTIIAGEFIVNGLAILIAKTLGSADVVTIMAQTAGGIGLLVVVFSTLRINDINLYSSALGIVNAVEGITGKKLRYTTTTVAIGLIGTLLSVLGILDRFVDFLTVLGVVFPPIISIMLVDYYLLRSHRAALDASRKSGVLPEELPVIGWSAIIASIIGSIVGLNVEWGVPTITSLVVAGVIYWIAKKLRLP
- a CDS encoding helix-turn-helix transcriptional regulator, whose product is MDSSHKDNALYFNTLIAMTEHLSEPWGIKDLESRHVYMNKAAFLYTNTPADFSIEGKLDNEFPADWADSADNFIEHDRQTALTQNRVAVIETHYWYGKDALMPFVSEKIPVFNDQKQVIALVWNARPLNTLSPLIYINKQKPSVLTTEVSTDMFTKSELDIIFLMLQRLSTKEIANLYDVSHKTIENRVYNIYQKAGVHTLRQFEGFCKHNNLDNYIPDRLIAKGILFI